In a single window of the Sphingosinicella microcystinivorans genome:
- a CDS encoding PA0069 family radical SAM protein, which translates to MSRRVNAARGATINAISTRFDDLAREADGDWLDSLAEDDLPPLRTEISYENPRTAITRNTSPDLPFDRSINAYRGCEHGCVYCFARPTHAYLGLSPGLDFERRLTVKRNIPELLRKELEKPRYQCRPMALGTNTDPYQPVEGKYRTTRKILEILSETNHPVMITTKSARVVRDIDILAPMAARGLAAVMVSVTTLDPETAKTLEPRATAPHRRIAAVKALAEARVPVSVSLAPLIPAINDHEIEAILQAAAKAGADMASMILIRLPHEVSPIFRAWLDANMPDRAARVMAHIREMRGGKDNEGSFHMRFRPQGAYAATIRARFQAGCRRFGLTRRDVPLRTDLFSPRGQQLSLF; encoded by the coding sequence ATGTCGAGACGCGTCAACGCCGCGCGCGGCGCCACCATCAACGCCATCAGCACCCGCTTCGACGACCTCGCGCGCGAAGCGGACGGCGACTGGCTGGATTCGCTTGCCGAAGACGACCTGCCGCCGCTCCGCACCGAGATCAGCTACGAAAACCCGCGCACCGCGATCACGCGCAACACCTCGCCCGACCTGCCCTTCGACCGCTCGATCAACGCCTATCGCGGCTGCGAGCACGGCTGCGTCTATTGCTTCGCTCGGCCGACGCACGCCTATCTCGGCCTGTCGCCGGGCCTCGACTTCGAGCGCAGGCTGACGGTGAAGAGGAACATCCCTGAACTCCTTCGGAAAGAACTGGAAAAGCCGCGCTACCAATGCCGCCCGATGGCGCTCGGCACCAACACGGACCCCTACCAGCCCGTGGAAGGGAAATACCGTACCACGCGGAAAATCCTCGAAATCCTGTCCGAGACCAACCACCCGGTGATGATCACCACCAAGTCCGCGCGCGTGGTGCGCGACATCGACATCCTCGCCCCGATGGCGGCGCGCGGGCTCGCCGCGGTGATGGTGTCCGTCACCACGCTCGACCCCGAGACCGCGAAGACGCTGGAGCCCCGCGCGACGGCCCCGCACCGGCGCATCGCGGCGGTGAAGGCGCTCGCCGAGGCACGCGTGCCCGTCTCCGTGTCGCTGGCGCCGCTCATCCCGGCGATCAACGATCACGAGATCGAGGCGATCCTCCAAGCTGCTGCGAAGGCGGGCGCGGACATGGCCTCGATGATCCTCATCCGCCTGCCGCACGAGGTCTCGCCGATCTTCCGCGCATGGCTGGACGCGAACATGCCGGACCGCGCCGCGCGCGTGATGGCGCATATCCGCGAGATGCGCGGCGGCAAGGACAACGAGGGCAGCTTCCACATGCGCTTCAGGCCGCAGGGCGCCTATGCCGCAACGATCCGCGCCCGCTTTCAGGCCGGGTGCCGCCGCTTCGGCCTCACCCGCCGCGACGTTCCGCTCCGCACCGACCTGTTCAGCCCGCGCGGGCAGCAGCTTTCCTTGTTCTAG
- a CDS encoding 4-(cytidine 5'-diphospho)-2-C-methyl-D-erythritol kinase, which translates to MTGDAAAETGWAKINLALHVRRRRADGYHDIETIFAFADFGDMLTVRAADDVTLTICGPFGAGLSADEGNLVMRAARALAGACGIAAGAALALDKRLPVASGIGGGSADAAAALRLLNRFWGIGADEAALRAIAAPLGADVPACVGSRTQRGDGAGEQLRGLADDDLRGKAVLLVNPGVPLATGPVFAAWDGIDRGTLAGGPPLAAAKGARNDLQAPAVSLCPAIGAVLEALAARPGAALTRMSGSGATCFALFEADADAEAARAAIASAHPGWWAAAGRLR; encoded by the coding sequence GTGACCGGCGACGCGGCCGCCGAGACCGGCTGGGCGAAGATCAACCTCGCGCTCCACGTGCGCCGACGCCGCGCGGACGGCTACCACGACATCGAGACGATCTTCGCGTTCGCGGATTTCGGCGACATGCTCACCGTGCGGGCGGCGGATGACGTCACGCTCACGATCTGCGGCCCGTTCGGCGCGGGCCTGTCGGCGGACGAGGGCAACCTCGTGATGCGGGCGGCGCGGGCGCTCGCGGGCGCCTGTGGCATCGCGGCGGGCGCGGCGCTCGCGCTCGACAAGCGCCTGCCGGTCGCCTCGGGAATCGGCGGCGGCTCGGCGGACGCGGCGGCGGCGCTGCGGCTGCTGAACCGTTTCTGGGGCATCGGCGCCGACGAGGCGGCGCTGCGCGCAATCGCCGCACCGCTCGGCGCGGACGTGCCCGCCTGCGTCGGCAGCCGCACGCAGCGCGGCGACGGGGCAGGGGAGCAGCTTCGCGGCCTCGCCGACGACGACCTGAGGGGCAAGGCCGTGTTGCTCGTCAATCCGGGCGTGCCGCTCGCGACCGGACCCGTGTTCGCCGCGTGGGACGGCATCGACCGGGGCACGCTTGCAGGCGGCCCGCCGCTCGCCGCCGCAAAGGGCGCCCGCAACGACCTCCAAGCGCCCGCCGTTTCGTTGTGCCCCGCCATCGGTGCGGTGCTCGAAGCGCTGGCCGCCCGGCCGGGCGCGGCGCTCACGCGCATGTCCGGGTCGGGCGCGACCTGCTTCGCGCTGTTCGAAGCCGATGCGGACGCGGAGGCGGCGCGCGCCGCCATCGCGTCCGCGCATCCGGGCTGGTGGGCGGCGGCGGGCAGACTGCGCTGA
- a CDS encoding uracil-DNA glycosylase, with protein MLDGDERDELIATLGWWVEAGVDTLVEAAPRDWRAPPPRAAVRAIPASAPEPELVLRTATAGPPSTVTAATIPELRHAVEVFEGCPLRTSGVSTVFADGNPEARLMLIGEAPGAQEDRMGLPFVGPAGKLLDRMLAAIGRNRTNAYITNVTFWRPPGNRTPTPAEVETTMPFVRRHIALVRPKVIVALGACAARALTGDVTGIMRLRGQWRTISVEGTDFPILPTLHPAFLLRQPDAKRLAWADLLAVKAKLDAD; from the coding sequence GTGCTGGACGGCGACGAACGCGACGAACTCATTGCCACGCTCGGCTGGTGGGTCGAGGCGGGCGTGGACACGCTCGTCGAGGCCGCGCCGCGCGACTGGCGCGCCCCGCCGCCGCGTGCCGCCGTGCGCGCCATCCCCGCATCCGCGCCGGAACCGGAACTGGTGCTGCGCACGGCCACGGCGGGCCCGCCTTCGACCGTCACGGCGGCGACGATCCCCGAGCTTCGCCACGCGGTCGAGGTTTTCGAGGGCTGCCCCTTGCGCACCTCGGGCGTCAGCACCGTGTTCGCGGACGGCAACCCGGAAGCCAGGCTGATGCTGATCGGCGAGGCGCCCGGCGCGCAGGAGGACCGCATGGGCCTTCCCTTCGTGGGACCCGCGGGCAAGCTGCTCGACCGGATGCTTGCGGCGATCGGCCGCAACCGGACGAACGCCTATATCACCAACGTCACCTTCTGGCGCCCGCCCGGCAACCGCACGCCGACCCCGGCGGAGGTGGAGACGACCATGCCGTTCGTGCGCCGCCACATCGCGCTCGTGCGCCCCAAGGTGATCGTCGCGCTCGGCGCCTGCGCGGCGCGCGCGCTGACGGGCGACGTCACCGGTATCATGCGGCTGCGCGGCCAGTGGCGCACGATTTCCGTGGAAGGCACGGATTTCCCCATCCTGCCGACGCTGCACCCCGCGTTCCTGCTGCGCCAGCCGGACGCGAAGCGCCTCGCGTGGGCCGATCTCCTCGCCGTGAAAGCCAAGCTCGATGCCGATTGA
- the moaB gene encoding molybdenum cofactor biosynthesis protein B → MPIDESLPFLPVRIAVLTVSDTRSLADDRSGSTLVERLEGAGHILAARAIVKDDVGTIVEQLAAWIDDPTVDCIITTGGTGVTGRDVTPEALAEVCEKELPGFGELFRWLSFQSIGTSTVQSRATAGVARGTYIFALPGSTSAVKDGWDGILATQLDNRHRPCNFVDLMPRLRER, encoded by the coding sequence ATGCCGATTGACGAAAGCCTGCCCTTCCTCCCTGTCCGCATCGCCGTGCTCACCGTCTCCGATACGCGCAGCCTCGCCGACGACCGCTCCGGCAGTACGCTCGTCGAGCGTCTGGAGGGCGCGGGGCATATCCTCGCGGCGCGCGCAATCGTGAAGGACGACGTCGGCACCATTGTCGAACAGCTCGCGGCGTGGATCGACGACCCGACGGTCGACTGCATCATCACCACCGGCGGCACCGGCGTCACGGGCCGCGACGTCACACCCGAAGCGCTCGCCGAGGTGTGCGAGAAGGAACTCCCCGGCTTCGGCGAGCTGTTCCGCTGGCTCAGCTTCCAGTCGATCGGCACGTCCACCGTGCAGTCGCGCGCCACCGCAGGCGTCGCGCGCGGCACCTACATCTTTGCCCTTCCGGGCTCCACCAGCGCCGTGAAAGACGGCTGGGACGGCATCCTCGCCACCCAGCTCGACAACCGCCACCGCCCCTGCAACTTCGTCGACCTCATGCCGAGGCTACGGGAGCGCTAG
- a CDS encoding tetratricopeptide repeat protein produces the protein MRLAAAVLLASSLFAPVAPAAQATVMPVKEADYGSYVQGHLAQANGELGRAADYFAGALTYAPDDPELLRQTFDLAIAAGDERLAVGVGHRLARQDRFDSGVTLLLVADAIKSKRWKDAREATARLTDAGFGSFIVPIIDAWIAEARGKTADGIRALDPEPLDGFARTYVLEHRAHLLFRAKRYAEAAEIYDELSKDDGGRNIRMRIAAARALQAEKQPEEALKRLAASAGHVDVETAKAALAAGTPIVGIPASASEGVALLALRMAADLSRERPIPVALTLARIATMLAPEQASGWLLTTELLAASERYEAALDAVRKVRGSDDEKALALGQEAAILARLDREPEAMQLLETAANAPGARAEDLARYGDALQSAKRFLDAAAAYDKALALGPADPSIVWRLHFLKGSALEQGGKWPEAEASLREAIRLQPADATLLNYLGYALLDRGLSKSEARILIEKAHALAPEDGYITDSLGWAQYQAGEYAAAVDTLEQAVAAVADDPVITEHLGDAYWMVGRRIEARHRWKAALDAGPTPERAQTLEAKYDYGLDLALRELAPKDTAKK, from the coding sequence ATGCGTCTGGCCGCCGCCGTTCTTCTCGCCTCGTCGCTGTTCGCGCCTGTTGCGCCCGCCGCGCAGGCGACCGTGATGCCGGTGAAGGAGGCGGACTACGGCAGCTACGTGCAGGGCCACCTCGCGCAGGCGAACGGCGAGCTTGGGCGCGCGGCCGATTATTTCGCGGGTGCGCTCACCTATGCGCCCGACGATCCCGAACTGCTGCGCCAGACCTTCGACCTCGCCATCGCGGCGGGTGACGAGCGGCTCGCCGTCGGCGTCGGCCATCGCCTCGCCCGGCAGGACCGTTTCGACAGCGGCGTCACGCTGCTGCTCGTGGCGGATGCGATCAAGAGCAAGCGGTGGAAGGACGCGCGGGAGGCGACCGCCCGGCTCACCGACGCGGGCTTCGGCAGCTTCATCGTGCCGATCATCGACGCATGGATCGCCGAAGCGCGCGGCAAGACCGCCGACGGCATCCGCGCGCTCGACCCCGAGCCGCTGGACGGGTTCGCCCGCACCTACGTGCTGGAACACCGCGCCCACCTGCTGTTCCGCGCCAAGCGCTACGCGGAAGCCGCTGAAATCTATGACGAGCTTTCGAAGGACGATGGGGGGCGCAACATCCGTATGCGGATCGCCGCGGCGCGCGCGCTCCAGGCCGAAAAGCAGCCCGAAGAGGCGCTGAAGCGGCTGGCCGCGTCGGCGGGGCATGTCGATGTCGAGACGGCGAAGGCGGCGCTTGCCGCCGGAACGCCGATCGTGGGCATACCGGCGAGCGCCAGCGAGGGCGTCGCGCTGCTCGCGCTGCGCATGGCGGCGGACCTCTCGCGCGAGCGGCCGATCCCGGTCGCGCTCACGCTGGCGCGCATCGCGACGATGCTCGCGCCGGAGCAGGCGTCGGGCTGGCTGCTGACCACCGAGCTTCTCGCCGCTTCGGAGCGTTACGAGGCGGCGCTCGATGCCGTCCGCAAGGTGCGCGGCAGCGACGACGAGAAGGCGCTGGCACTAGGGCAGGAGGCCGCGATCCTCGCGCGCCTCGACCGCGAGCCCGAGGCGATGCAGCTTCTGGAGACCGCCGCGAACGCGCCGGGCGCGCGCGCCGAGGACCTCGCGCGCTACGGCGACGCGCTGCAATCGGCGAAGCGGTTCCTCGACGCCGCCGCGGCCTACGACAAGGCGCTGGCACTCGGCCCGGCGGACCCGTCCATCGTCTGGCGGCTGCATTTCCTGAAAGGCTCGGCGCTGGAACAGGGCGGCAAGTGGCCCGAGGCGGAGGCGTCGCTGCGCGAGGCGATCCGGCTGCAACCCGCCGACGCGACGCTGCTCAACTACCTCGGCTATGCGCTGCTCGACCGCGGGCTTTCGAAGTCGGAGGCGCGCATCCTCATCGAGAAGGCGCACGCGCTCGCGCCGGAGGACGGCTACATCACCGACTCGCTCGGCTGGGCGCAGTATCAGGCGGGCGAATACGCCGCCGCCGTCGATACGCTGGAGCAGGCGGTTGCGGCGGTCGCCGACGATCCCGTCATCACCGAGCACCTCGGCGACGCCTACTGGATGGTCGGCCGCCGCATCGAGGCCCGCCACCGCTGGAAGGCCGCGCTCGACGCCGGGCCGACGCCCGAGCGCGCCCAGACGCTGGAGGCGAAGTACGACTACGGCCTCGACCTCGCGTTGAGGGAGCTCGCGCCGAAGGATACGGCGAAGAAGTGA
- a CDS encoding VOC family protein has protein sequence MARFNYVELPTRDIAKAKRFYADAFGFRITDFGPDYAATVTGDTDIGFNATGEHVTAHVLPVIEVEDLEAARAAVVAAGGTISLDIFPFPGGRRFHFVDLEGHELAAVKSD, from the coding sequence ATGGCGCGCTTCAACTATGTGGAACTGCCGACCCGCGACATCGCGAAAGCCAAGCGCTTCTACGCGGACGCCTTCGGCTTCCGGATCACCGATTTCGGCCCGGACTACGCCGCGACGGTGACGGGCGACACGGACATCGGCTTCAACGCCACGGGCGAGCACGTGACCGCGCACGTGCTGCCTGTGATCGAGGTCGAGGACCTGGAGGCGGCGCGGGCGGCCGTGGTCGCCGCAGGTGGCACGATCAGCCTCGACATCTTCCCGTTTCCGGGCGGCCGCCGCTTCCACTTCGTGGACCTCGAAGGCCATGAGCTTGCGGCGGTGAAGAGCGACTAG
- a CDS encoding CYTH domain-containing protein codes for MAREIERKFLVAGDGWRANVVRSRAMAQAYIARGAHASVRVRIIDEALGRLTIKGRASGLARDEFEYDIPPEDARALIALRSGRLLAKRRYDVVEDGRLWEVDVFEGAFSGLVIAECELEREDEAVIRPGWLGREVTADPRYYNAALAAHGLPPSDQ; via the coding sequence ATGGCACGCGAGATCGAGCGCAAGTTCCTGGTGGCGGGAGACGGCTGGCGCGCCAATGTCGTGCGCAGCCGGGCGATGGCGCAGGCCTATATCGCGCGCGGCGCGCACGCCTCGGTCCGCGTCCGCATCATCGACGAGGCGCTGGGCAGGCTCACCATCAAGGGCCGCGCCTCCGGCCTCGCCCGCGACGAGTTCGAATACGACATACCGCCGGAGGACGCGCGGGCGCTGATCGCGCTGCGCAGCGGGCGTTTGCTCGCCAAGCGGCGATATGACGTCGTCGAGGACGGGCGGCTCTGGGAGGTCGATGTTTTCGAAGGCGCGTTTTCCGGCCTCGTGATCGCGGAGTGCGAGCTGGAGCGCGAGGACGAAGCCGTGATCCGGCCCGGCTGGCTGGGGCGGGAAGTGACCGCCGATCCGCGCTACTACAACGCGGCGCTCGCCGCGCATGGCCTGCCGCCATCGGATCAGTAG
- the tsf gene encoding translation elongation factor Ts yields MAAITAQLVKDLREQTGAGMMDAKKALTETDGDFEAAVDWLRAKGLATAAKKAGRTAAEGLVGVATSGTKGAAVEVNSETDFVAKNDIFQGFVREVTGLALASGTTDVAALGAQATAAGKPVSEALTDNIAKIGENQSLRRIAQVSVPAGVVSSYVHNAAAPGLGKIGVLVALESTADTAKLEELGKQLAMHIAAANPLALDETGVDPAVVERERSIAREKAAQSGKPADIVEKMVEGGVRKFLGESTLLGQIFVIDGKSKVSEVVAKAGKDLGAPVKIAQFVRFQLGEGIEKEETDFAAEVAAAVGR; encoded by the coding sequence ATGGCCGCGATCACGGCACAGCTGGTCAAGGACCTGCGCGAGCAGACCGGCGCCGGCATGATGGACGCCAAGAAGGCGCTCACCGAAACGGACGGCGATTTCGAGGCCGCGGTCGACTGGCTGCGCGCCAAGGGCCTCGCCACCGCCGCCAAGAAGGCGGGCCGCACCGCCGCCGAGGGCCTCGTCGGCGTCGCCACCAGCGGCACCAAGGGCGCGGCGGTCGAGGTGAACTCGGAAACCGACTTCGTCGCCAAGAACGACATCTTTCAGGGCTTCGTGCGCGAAGTGACCGGCCTCGCGCTCGCGAGCGGCACCACGGACGTCGCCGCGCTCGGCGCGCAGGCGACCGCCGCCGGCAAGCCGGTCTCGGAAGCGCTGACCGACAATATCGCGAAAATCGGCGAGAACCAGTCGCTGCGCCGCATCGCGCAGGTCTCGGTGCCCGCGGGCGTCGTGTCGTCCTACGTGCACAACGCCGCCGCGCCGGGCCTCGGCAAGATCGGCGTGCTCGTCGCGCTCGAGTCGACGGCGGACACGGCCAAGCTCGAGGAGCTGGGCAAGCAGCTCGCCATGCACATCGCCGCGGCGAACCCGCTGGCGCTCGACGAGACCGGCGTCGACCCGGCGGTCGTGGAACGCGAGCGTTCGATCGCGCGCGAGAAGGCGGCGCAGTCGGGCAAGCCCGCCGACATCGTCGAGAAGATGGTGGAAGGCGGCGTCCGCAAGTTCCTCGGCGAGTCGACGCTGCTCGGCCAGATCTTCGTGATCGACGGCAAGAGCAAGGTCTCCGAGGTGGTCGCCAAGGCCGGCAAGGACCTCGGCGCGCCGGTGAAGATCGCCCAGTTCGTGCGCTTCCAGCTCGGCGAGGGCATCGAGAAGGAAGAGACCGATTTCGCGGCCGAGGTCGCCGCGGCCGTCGGTCGCTGA
- a CDS encoding CHAD domain-containing protein — translation MAYRFTSGDADVEAALRRIAAEQLDGALAALATADDDLERSVHGVRTATKRLRALLRLLRAAFPGHADANAALRALAGRLADVREAQVLLATFDSVAGEAGRSGRGGGKTIAAFRAELEADAQAAAERVRGAVLDETEARLLALRSAVGDWTLERDGFGALRKGLRRTCRKASALMAEAAGGDIEAFHEWRKHVKDHGFQVRLLHDIDPGLGARGEMLGRLGNLLGEQHDLCALEARLHERPEKTLRRLEKAAAERRHGLEKEALKLGAVLFEESCKARLRRWERAWSGWRAAA, via the coding sequence ATGGCCTATCGTTTCACGTCGGGCGACGCGGATGTCGAGGCGGCGCTCAGGCGGATCGCGGCCGAGCAGCTTGACGGCGCGCTCGCCGCGCTGGCGACGGCGGACGACGATCTCGAACGCAGCGTCCACGGCGTCCGCACCGCCACCAAGCGGCTGCGCGCGCTGCTGCGGCTGCTGCGCGCGGCCTTTCCGGGCCATGCCGACGCGAACGCCGCGCTGCGCGCGCTCGCCGGACGGCTCGCGGACGTGCGCGAGGCGCAGGTGCTGCTCGCGACGTTCGACAGCGTTGCGGGCGAAGCGGGCAGGAGCGGCAGGGGCGGCGGCAAGACGATCGCCGCATTCCGGGCGGAGCTGGAGGCCGACGCGCAGGCGGCCGCGGAGCGCGTGCGCGGCGCGGTGCTGGACGAGACGGAGGCGCGGCTGCTCGCCCTGAGAAGCGCCGTGGGAGACTGGACGCTCGAACGCGACGGCTTCGGCGCGCTCCGCAAGGGGCTGCGGCGGACCTGCCGCAAGGCGTCGGCGCTGATGGCCGAGGCGGCGGGCGGCGACATCGAGGCCTTCCACGAGTGGCGCAAGCACGTCAAGGACCACGGCTTCCAGGTGCGGCTGCTCCACGACATCGACCCCGGCCTCGGCGCGCGCGGCGAGATGCTGGGCCGGCTCGGCAACCTCCTCGGCGAGCAGCACGACCTCTGCGCGCTGGAGGCGCGGCTTCACGAGCGCCCGGAAAAGACGCTGCGGCGTCTGGAAAAGGCCGCGGCCGAACGGCGGCACGGGCTCGAGAAGGAGGCGCTGAAGCTCGGCGCCGTGCTGTTCGAGGAGTCCTGCAAGGCACGCCTCCGCCGCTGGGAGCGCGCGTGGAGCGGCTGGCGCGCCGCCGCGTGA
- the rpsB gene encoding 30S ribosomal protein S2 gives MAAPVVTMAQLLEAGAHFGHQTHRWNPKMKPYIFGDRNGVHIIDLSQSVPQFARALEFVRATVAAGGKVLFVGTKRQAQEPIAEAARRSRQHFVNHRWLGGMLTNWKTISQSIRKFKQLEEQLAGDTHGLTKKEVLKMTRERDKFEASLGGIRDMGGLPDVMFVIDTNKEDLAVKEANVLGIPVIAILDTNSDPSGIAFPIPGNDDASRAIRLYCDAIADAVLGGSQNRQRDLGADIGASAEPPAEVAA, from the coding sequence ATGGCGGCACCCGTCGTCACGATGGCGCAGCTTTTGGAAGCCGGCGCCCACTTTGGTCATCAGACGCACCGTTGGAACCCGAAGATGAAGCCTTACATCTTCGGCGACCGCAACGGCGTGCACATCATCGACCTGTCGCAGTCCGTGCCGCAGTTCGCGCGCGCGCTGGAGTTCGTCCGCGCCACCGTCGCGGCCGGCGGCAAGGTGCTGTTCGTCGGCACCAAGCGGCAGGCGCAGGAGCCGATCGCGGAAGCCGCGCGCCGCTCGCGCCAGCACTTCGTCAACCACCGCTGGCTGGGCGGCATGCTCACCAACTGGAAGACGATCTCGCAGTCGATCCGCAAGTTCAAGCAGCTCGAGGAGCAGCTTGCCGGCGACACGCACGGCCTCACCAAGAAGGAAGTGCTGAAGATGACGCGCGAGCGCGACAAGTTCGAAGCCTCGCTCGGCGGCATCCGCGACATGGGCGGCCTGCCGGACGTGATGTTCGTCATCGACACCAACAAGGAAGACCTCGCCGTCAAGGAAGCCAACGTGCTCGGCATCCCGGTGATCGCCATCCTCGACACGAACAGCGACCCGAGCGGCATCGCCTTCCCGATCCCGGGCAACGACGACGCCTCGCGCGCCATCCGCCTCTACTGCGACGCCATCGCGGACGCGGTGCTCGGCGGCAGCCAGAACCGTCAGCGCGACCTCGGCGCCGACATCGGCGCGTCGGCGGAGCCGCCGGCCGAAGTGGCCGCCTGA
- a CDS encoding electron transfer flavoprotein-ubiquinone oxidoreductase, with protein sequence MSERESMAYDVVIVGGGPAGLASAIRLKQRAQAAGQEISVCLLEKGSEIGAHILSGAVIDPRGLDELLPDWREMDGHPLTVEVTSNHHWILGKSRKFDFPHILLPPFMDNDGCYTGSLGNLCRWLGAQAEALGVEIFPGFPAAEILYDENGAVKGVATGDFGVARDGSHKPSYQPGLELHAKYTMFAEGVRGHLTKQLKKKFALDANSEPQVYGIGIKELWDVRPENHDEGAVIHTQGWPLDDANGGGFIYHQANGQVALGFVTWLNYKNPHLSPFEEMQRWKTHPAIAKMLEGGRRVSYGARAINDGGYQAVPKLVFPGGALVGCAAGFVNVPRIKGSHTAIKTGIMAADAAFEAVTAGRAQDELSAYAAAYDESWVKKELFTVRNTLPLVEKFGNLVGTVLAGASMWLEHFGIRLPFTMKHHPDNEQLWRKEHCKKPDYPKPDGVLTFDRLSSVFLSNTNHEEDQPVHLQLKDPSIPISYNLPLYDEPAQRYCPAGVYEVVGLEEGNPRFQINAQNCVHCKTCDIKDPTQNINWVTPEGGGGPNYPNM encoded by the coding sequence ATGAGCGAACGCGAATCGATGGCCTATGACGTCGTCATCGTCGGCGGCGGACCGGCGGGCCTCGCGTCGGCGATCCGGCTGAAGCAGCGCGCGCAGGCGGCGGGGCAGGAGATTTCGGTCTGCCTGCTCGAGAAGGGCTCGGAGATCGGTGCGCACATCCTTTCGGGCGCGGTGATCGACCCGCGCGGCCTCGACGAGCTTCTACCGGACTGGCGCGAGATGGACGGGCACCCGCTGACGGTCGAGGTGACGTCGAACCACCACTGGATTCTCGGCAAGAGCCGCAAGTTCGATTTCCCGCACATCCTGCTGCCGCCGTTCATGGACAACGACGGCTGCTACACGGGCAGCCTCGGCAACCTGTGCCGCTGGCTGGGGGCGCAGGCCGAGGCGCTGGGCGTCGAGATCTTCCCCGGCTTCCCGGCGGCGGAGATCCTCTACGACGAGAACGGCGCGGTGAAGGGCGTCGCGACCGGCGACTTCGGCGTGGCGCGGGACGGCAGCCACAAGCCGTCGTACCAGCCGGGGCTGGAGCTTCATGCGAAGTATACGATGTTTGCGGAGGGGGTGCGTGGTCATCTGACCAAGCAGCTCAAGAAAAAGTTCGCGCTCGATGCGAACAGCGAGCCGCAAGTCTATGGAATCGGGATCAAGGAACTGTGGGACGTGAGACCCGAGAACCACGACGAGGGCGCCGTCATCCACACGCAGGGCTGGCCGCTCGACGATGCCAACGGCGGCGGCTTCATCTACCACCAGGCGAACGGGCAGGTCGCGCTCGGCTTCGTGACGTGGCTCAACTACAAGAACCCGCACCTCTCGCCGTTCGAGGAGATGCAGCGCTGGAAGACTCACCCGGCGATCGCGAAGATGCTGGAGGGCGGCCGCCGCGTCTCCTACGGTGCGCGCGCGATCAACGACGGCGGCTATCAGGCGGTGCCGAAGCTGGTGTTCCCCGGCGGCGCGCTCGTCGGCTGCGCGGCGGGCTTCGTCAACGTGCCGCGCATCAAGGGCTCGCACACGGCGATCAAGACCGGGATCATGGCGGCGGACGCCGCGTTCGAGGCCGTCACCGCCGGACGCGCGCAGGACGAGCTTTCCGCCTACGCCGCCGCTTACGACGAAAGCTGGGTGAAGAAGGAACTCTTCACCGTCCGCAACACGCTGCCGCTCGTCGAGAAATTCGGCAACCTCGTCGGAACGGTGCTTGCAGGCGCGAGCATGTGGCTCGAACACTTCGGCATCCGCCTGCCGTTCACGATGAAGCACCACCCGGACAACGAGCAGCTCTGGCGCAAGGAGCACTGCAAGAAGCCGGACTATCCGAAGCCGGACGGCGTGCTGACCTTCGACCGCCTGTCGTCGGTGTTCCTGTCGAACACCAACCACGAGGAGGACCAGCCGGTCCACCTGCAACTGAAAGACCCGTCGATCCCGATCTCGTACAACCTACCGCTCTACGACGAGCCCGCGCAGCGCTACTGCCCGGCGGGCGTCTATGAAGTGGTGGGGCTGGAGGAAGGCAATCCGCGCTTCCAGATCAACGCGCAGAACTGCGTCCACTGCAAGACGTGCGACATCAAGGACCCGACGCAGAACATCAACTGGGTGACGCCGGAAGGCGGCGGCGGCCCCAACTATCCGAACATGTAG